TGGTGTGCCTTCCACTGTCGCCGACCGAATCCCGTGTTATATCCGAACATTTGAGATACCATCAGAACGAGGAATCCGGACAATCCGAAAAATCGATGAAGCATTTTCAAGGCGAAGCCACTGTTGATGAAATACAGCGGAAGACCGCTCAGAACGCTACCCAGAAGAAGAGCACAACCGATTATACCTGATGGGCGAAAGATGGAGGCATAAATTATCATTATATTTGGGAAAAGAACCGACGAGAACACACCGTAAAAAGCATGGTTGCTCTTAAAGTGACGAACGGTGGCATTGGGGTCTTCCCGTTTGCGCTCCAGCTTCTGCCATGTCTTGATTCCGATTCCGCCGGCTCCGACCAGGAATGCCAACAGCCCCAGGACGGCGTGCAGGCGGTTGAGGTTCAATGGACCCAACGAGGACTCCAAATATGCGCTATTCCGGACCAGCAATGCTTCGCCCATGAAAAACACAAACTATAATGAAATAGAAGATAGATGGAACAATGATTTAGGACGGGTAAAAATTTCAGGAGATAGTAAACCAGTTTATATTTAGGTCTTCCGGGTACAGAAAACTCTCACTCGAGAAATATATATCCTTGAAACCATTAGATTATTTGTTAACCGTGGCCTCAAACTTTCACTTTTTCACATATGTTTCTAAATCTTTTAATATCCGAAATCAAAATACTTACGCCGATTGTGCAGTAGAAGGCATGTCCGGCGGTGTGCACCAATTTGAGCACCAGACACTTGTAAACAATGGCTACGGTGATCCCCGCCAGAAGCACATGCGAGATCAGTGTGCAGAAGCCAAAGTAGAGGCCTCCATAGGAACCTTGCAATTCGGCAGTTGTCATTATGCTGAGGATGTCTTAGCTGTGCGAAAATCACTTATCTGCTACGTGAGATGCGCACGTAGAACCGATAAGACGAATCCAAGTATTTGGGCACCATAAACCGAAACCGAAGATCGCGACTGCTCGTGGCGGTTGTTAGAACGCTTTTGAGAGTCTGACGGCATGGAACAGCTGGAAAAAGCCATCGAAAGCTCCGCCAGCGTTATCCGAAAAATCAAACTTTCAAAGCCAGTGGAGCGCGGCGTTTGCAAAAAGTGACTCAGCGGATCGACCCGTTCACGTGTTTTTCACCTTGGGGCGGGAAAGGCGGCAGCGGCCACAGGTGGCAGCGATTGGCATTGCTCTCCAGCTGGACGACATGCGATTATCGGTATTTTTGGAGCAATCTAAAACCGGATTGGATAATTGACCGGCGTTAATCATGGTGAATACACCATGAGTGATTCCCAAAAACAGAGTCAAGGGTGTTGCCATTTCCTAATTAAAGATCAAATTAAGTAATAACAAATCTAACCGAATGTTGAATAATCTCTCTATTTCAAGTTCTGCGtttagaatatatatttacgtAGACTGAACTACGTTAAATTGTGCTTTTTAGGTCCACCCTAAATAGTTGATTTCGATGATCGATGTTGTGAAATTGCTAGCAAAAGCAAATGCGAGACGAATAAACAGCAAAAGGAGAAACA
The sequence above is a segment of the Drosophila melanogaster chromosome 2L genome. Coding sequences within it:
- the CG10337 gene encoding uncharacterized protein codes for the protein MTTAELQGSYGGLYFGFCTLISHVLLAGITVAIVYKCLVLKLVHTAGHAFYCTIGFVFFMGEALLVRNSAYLESSLGPLNLNRLHAVLGLLAFLVGAGGIGIKTWQKLERKREDPNATVRHFKSNHAFYGIIGCALLLGSVLSGLPLYFINSGFALKMLHRFFGLSGFLVLMVSQMFGYNTGFGRRQWKAHHQKLFKFFTFIATITTANYELRRFVRDVAGLATDYFIGSDAAEAREDL